The sequence CAGCTGAGGCTGGTGATCAGATCGCTTCTCAGGAAGCTGGTGTAACTCGTGCTGATGGGAAGCATCAAGGAAGCAGAAAAAGGCTTATCAGTCTTGTTGATGATACTGATGATTCTGATGTTGAAATCAGTCAACCAACCCAAAAAACCAAGCCTCGCAGACAGACCAGTTTCAGAACAGCCACGGGGAAACCCATGTTGCAATCAACTATCGATGGTGGCGTTGGCTCGTCTGCACAGGCGTGTAGTAAGGGGAAGTCTGTTCCTATGAAGTCTGTGATTCGTGGAGGGAGAAGAAAGTCGCCTACTAAGTCCAAAAAGAAGAAGGTTTCGCCTACTCAGTCgcaaaagaagaaggagaaggtcGCAGAGGACATACCCGAGCTTGGTGATGAACTGGATGAAGAAGAGTTTGATGAGGATGAAATCGGTGAAGAGGAAAGGGAAGAGAGGCAAAAATCAGATGTCTGGAAAGATTTCAAGGTGGTCGAAAAACCGAATGGAAAGTTGAAAGCTGCATGCAATCATTGCAAACATGAGTATGCATGGCAATCTCATTCGCATGGAACCAGTGGGTTGCGAAGACATCGGGAGAGATGTAAAATGTATCCAAGGAATCGAGGAAGGCAGCAACAACTCAATATCGAAGGGAAAGTGGTATCTCGCAAGTATGATCATACTGTGTTTAGGCAGATGGTAGCTAAGACAATAGTCCAGCATGATCTACCTTACTCGTACGTGGAGTATGAAAGAGTGAGAGACACGTGGAAGTATTTGAATGCTGATGTCCAAACCATTTGTCGAAACACAGCGAGAGCAGATGTGTATAGACTCTATGAAAGCGAGAGAGACACACTCAAGAGGGAATTAGCGACTCTCCCTGGACGAGTCTCCTTCACGTCTGACTTGTGGACATCCGTGAAACGGGAAGGATACATGTGTGTGACAGCACATTACATTGATCGGAATTGGAAGTTGAACAGCAAGATCCTGACGTTTTGTGCTCTACCACCACCACATACCGGTATGAGTATTGCGGTTCAACTCCTCACGTCACTGAAAGAGTGGGGAATTGATAAGAAGGTGTTCTCAGTCACATTAGATAATGCTACAAGTAATGACTCCATGCAGGACATTGTGAAGTCGCAGCTGAATTTGAATGATGATTTGTTGTGTGGAGGAGAGTTTTTTCATGTAAGATGTGCAGCTCACATACTTAATCTCATAGTGCAAGATGGGTTGAAGGTTATTGGAGACTCTTTGCAGAAAGTAAGAGAGAGTGTTAAGTATGTATTAGGATCGGAAAGCCGTGAACAATTGTTCCAAAAATGTGTGGATGCTGCGGGTGTAGTAGAAAGTGGGTGGCTGATACTGGACGTGTCAACGAGATGGAACTCAACTTACTATATGCTTGAAAGAGCCCTCAAGTACCGTAAAGCATTTGTTAAGTTGGAGACATTTGATAAGAAGGGTTATAAAACAGCGCCCACAGATGAGGAATGGACTAGAGCCGCTAATATCTGCGATTTTTTGGGTCCTTTTGCTGTGATCACAAGCTTGATGTCTGGTTCGAATTACCCGACTGCAAACCTGTATTTCTATCAGGTTTGGTTGATCCATGATTGGCTTCGGGGAAACGAGGAAAGCGCAGATGAGATTGTCAGATACATGGTGCGACCGATGAAGGAGAAGTTTGACAAATATTGGGATGAAGTTAGTGGTGTTTTTGCAATGGCAGCAGTCTTTGATCCACAGTTTAAGCTTTCAATTGTTGAATGTTGTTTAGGGAAGCTTGACATAAGTACACGTGATGCAAAGGTGAAGAACTTGCGTGACAAGCTCAGTATTCTGTTTGAGACATACGACAAAAACTCCAAGAATAACTCACCTTCCACTGAGCCACGTGACACTGTTCCGCAAAAAGCTTGTGCGGCAGGATCAATGGGACTGTTTGGGAACTACAATGTGagtgttttcaatttttttccttctgtttatttttttttacacaaGCATTTTTTTCACGAGTAGAAGTGTGTGTATATTTCacaagcatttttttttttctgttcaatttttttccttctgtCGTCAgcctccaatttttttttcctctctgatattttttttttaaactttcttAGGATTTCTTTGCATTTCGCAAAGTCAGTGGAATTGTTAGTGGAAAGACACCTCTAGAAGCTTATCTTGAAGAACCACCTTTGGACATTACTAATTTCCAGAGCTTGGACATCCTCGATTGGTGGAAAGATAATGCGCATCGGTATGGTGACTTGGCTGCAATGGCATGTGATCTGCTAAGTATTCCAATCACAACAGTGGCTTCGGAGTCCTCCTTCAGTATTGGATCGCGAGTTCTAAACAAATATAGGAGTCGTCTACTCCCAGAAAATGTGCAAGCTCTGATATGCACTAGGAATTGGATCAAAGGATATGAATCTTACGCACATGGTAAATAACTCACATTATAATTTTAGTAAGAGTAACATTATTGACTTGTACACTGATATTTGTAGATGAAGAAATCGATggtgatggagaagaagag comes from Brassica rapa cultivar Chiifu-401-42 chromosome A02, CAAS_Brap_v3.01, whole genome shotgun sequence and encodes:
- the LOC108869075 gene encoding zinc finger BED domain-containing protein RICESLEEPER 2-like; this encodes MGSRSQPEDQSTFDPNYTPPNTVDFATQAVLATLAAAAEAGDQIASQEAGVTRADGKHQGSRKRLISLVDDTDDSDVEISQPTQKTKPRRQTSFRTATGKPMLQSTIDGGVGSSAQACSKGKSVPMKSVIRGGRRKSPTKSKKKKVSPTQSQKKKEKVAEDIPELGDELDEEEFDEDEIGEEEREERQKSDVWKDFKVVEKPNGKLKAACNHCKHEYAWQSHSHGTSGLRRHRERCKMYPRNRGRQQQLNIEGKVVSRKYDHTVFRQMVAKTIVQHDLPYSYVEYERVRDTWKYLNADVQTICRNTARADVYRLYESERDTLKRELATLPGRVSFTSDLWTSVKREGYMCVTAHYIDRNWKLNSKILTFCALPPPHTGMSIAVQLLTSLKEWGIDKKVFSVTLDNATSNDSMQDIVKSQLNLNDDLLCGGEFFHVRCAAHILNLIVQDGLKVIGDSLQKVRESVKYVLGSESREQLFQKCVDAAGVVESGWLILDVSTRWNSTYYMLERALKYRKAFVKLETFDKKGYKTAPTDEEWTRAANICDFLGPFAVITSLMSGSNYPTANLYFYQVWLIHDWLRGNEESADEIVRYMVRPMKEKFDKYWDEVSGVFAMAAVFDPQFKLSIVECCLGKLDISTRDAKVKNLRDKLSILFETYDKNSKNNSPSTEPRDTVPQKACAAGSMGLFGNYNDFFAFRKVSGIVSGKTPLEAYLEEPPLDITNFQSLDILDWWKDNAHRYGDLAAMACDLLSIPITTVASESSFSIGSRVLNKYRSRLLPENVQALICTRNWIKGYESYAHDEEIDGDGEEEKLPTFESIVDGEDEDE